The Candidatus Bathyarchaeia archaeon genome window below encodes:
- a CDS encoding isopentenyl phosphate kinase, which yields MRNNGLIMLKLGGSVITVKDKALTPNTSAIRRLAEEIASSQVSPLIIVHGGGSFGHPLAAKYHIVEGFMDKSQLEGFSRTHNAMMALNMLVVEALVGEGLPAFSIAPSSLIITRRGRIQYIHKDPLAVALKLGFIPVLYGDAVLDYELGFTILSGDQILSKLAIELNANRIIIGVDVDGLYTADPKISPEAQLITYLTIDRLESLMSMLGGSRSIDVTGGMLGKIRELKVPVMNGIEVLIVNALKPNNIYRALRGEEVVGTRIIRG from the coding sequence TTGAGGAATAATGGTTTAATAATGCTTAAGCTAGGCGGGTCAGTTATAACAGTGAAGGATAAAGCTTTGACACCTAATACTTCCGCGATAAGGAGGCTGGCTGAGGAGATAGCTAGCTCACAGGTTTCGCCGCTAATAATAGTTCATGGAGGTGGAAGTTTTGGACATCCGTTAGCCGCTAAGTATCATATTGTTGAGGGATTTATGGATAAAAGTCAGTTGGAAGGCTTTTCTAGGACGCATAATGCAATGATGGCGTTAAATATGCTTGTTGTTGAAGCCTTGGTTGGTGAGGGGCTTCCAGCTTTTAGTATAGCGCCTTCATCCCTCATAATTACTAGGCGTGGTAGAATCCAGTATATTCATAAAGATCCGCTGGCGGTGGCTCTTAAACTAGGTTTTATTCCAGTCTTATATGGTGATGCAGTCCTAGATTATGAATTGGGATTCACCATTCTTTCAGGTGATCAAATCTTATCTAAATTAGCTATTGAATTGAATGCTAATAGGATTATTATCGGCGTTGATGTAGATGGTTTATATACCGCGGATCCAAAGATCAGTCCAGAAGCACAATTAATTACATATTTAACTATTGATAGATTGGAGAGTTTAATGAGCATGCTTGGCGGCTCTAGGTCAATTGATGTAACTGGCGGTATGCTGGGGAAAATCCGTGAGTTAAAGGTTCCTGTCATGAATGGCATTGAGGTTCTTATAGTTAATGCGCTAAAGCCAAACAATATTTATAGAGCTTTAAGGGGAGAAGAAGTTGTTGGGACAAGAATCATCAGAGGATGA